One part of the Salvelinus fontinalis isolate EN_2023a chromosome 4, ASM2944872v1, whole genome shotgun sequence genome encodes these proteins:
- the LOC129853045 gene encoding kinetochore protein NDC80 homolog, which produces MERSRMNRASSSRLSELPQRVESNRMSMVYATPQSKQSFGKLNIPKPQSVTSERRTSFFGSRTSGAGMARNSAFGAFGGAEKMKDPRPLHDKAYVQQCIRQLCEFLSEKGFPGSMSVKSLQSPSTKEFLKIFEFIYCLLDPTFQMPTSKVEEEVPRILKDLGYPFVLSKSSMYSVGAPHTWPQVLGAVVWLIDTVKIFCSMSDQDLLFADFSDGSTEIEDGVEFNKLFLDYTAETYNKFMQGADTFDEEDADYLAKLKRLYNVDEGLLASMEEKYRMLSDEVERLEKESQTDRLMIKRTEKVKLQTDLQKLQSYRSNLESFKANLENKASGLADELEASGLQVETLKQEESRLQHILSTQKFTPADIERINWEKRELQQTINSLSKSLEQAEQHMWNEEIALAKAKETAEVKLAEYHKLARKLKLIPVSAENACGHDFEIRTSTEYGPSTMVQCRTQIQQLLRKLITDVDEECSRLTDMKLSLEESIEQVNSNISDKANDLKHLREQIRRLDEQLEQDMQDIANEEQKWSAEMESVETHRKLLEKKVTLGYDESVEQLKAAQQQYHLVLQETNEERRTVVNNLASVLTTAANHLSIVEKFLEDQHKRVDRVYTDAFREDEVDIQKMKDIMEGFIAKVNSM; this is translated from the exons ATGGAAAG ATCCAGGATGAACCGAGCATCCAGCAGTAGGCTCTCTGAGCTCCCTCAAAGAGTTGAAAGCAACAGAATGAGCATGGTTTATGCAACACCGCAGAG CAAACAATCCTTCGGAAAGTTGAACATTCCTAAACCCCAGTCTGTCACATCCGAGAGAAGAACCAGCTTTTTTGGTAGTCG GACCAGTGGGGCTGGCATGGCTCGCAACAGCGCCTTTGGTGCCTTTGGCGGTGCAGAGAAGATGAAGGATCCCCGTCCCTTACATGATAAGGCCTATGTTCAGCAGTGCATCAGACAGTTGTGTGAG TTTCTGTCAGAGAAGGGCTTTCCGGGTTCAATGTCAGTCAAATCTCTCCAGTCGCCCTCCACCAAGGAGTTCCTAAAGATCTTTGAGTTCATCTACTGCCTCCTGGACCCCACCTTCCAGATGCCCACCTCCAAAGTGGAGGAAGAGGTCCCCAGGATTCTCAAAGACTTGGG GTATCCATTTGTTCTCTCCAAAAGTTCCATGTACTCTGTGGGGGCACCACATACGTGGCCACAGGTCTTGGGGGCTGTTGTCTGGCTCATCGATACTGTGAAG ATCTTTTGCAGTATGAGTGATCAGGACCTGCTCTTTGCTGATTTCTCTGACGGAAGCACTGAGATTGAGGACGGGGTGGAGTTCAACAAG CTCTTTCTGGACTACACTGCTGAAACCTACAACAAGTTCATGCAAGGAGCAGATACGTTTGATGAAGAGGATGCAGATTATCTTGCTAAACTAA AGAGACTTTACAACGTTGACGAAGGGCTTCTCGCATCCATGGAGGAGAAGTACAGGATGCTGAGTGATGAGGTTGAGCGACTGGAGAAAGAAAGCCAAACG GACCGATTGATGATCAAAAGAACGGAGAAAGTCAAACTTCAGACAGACCTGCAGAAGCTGCAGAGTTATCGCAGTAACCTGGAGTCTTTCAAAGCCAACCTGGAGAACAAAGCCTCTGGATTGGCCGATGAGCTGGAAGCATCGG GACTGCAAGTGGAGACCCTAAAACAGGAGGAGTCCCGGCTCCAACACATCTTGTCCACCCAGAAGTTCACTCCCGCAGACATTGAGAGGATCAACTGGGAGAAGAGGGAGCTGCAGCAGACCATCAACAGCCTGAGCAAGAGCCTGGAGCAGGCCGAGCAGCACATGTGGAACGAGGAGATCGCTCTGGCCAAGGCCAAGGAGACG GCCGAAGTGAAGCTGGCCGAGTACCACAAGCTTGCCCGCAAACTGAAGCTCATCCCTGTGTCTGCCGAAAACGCGTGCGGCCACGACTTTGAGATCAGGACCTCCACAGAATACGGACCGTCCACCATGGTTCAATGCAGAACACAGATTCAA CAACTACTGAGGAAACTGATCACTGATGTGGACGAGGAGTGTAGTCGACTGACAGACATGAAACTAAGCCTGGAGGAGTCCATAGAACAG GTGAATTCCAATATTTCAGATAAAGCGAATGACTTGAAACACCTGAGAGAGCAAATCCGTAGGCTCGACGAGCAGCTCGAACAAGACATGCAG GACATTGCCAATGAGGAGCAGAAGTGGTCTGCTGAGATGGAGTCTGTGGAGACCCACCGCAAGCTGCTGGAGAAGAAGGTGACCCTGGGCTATGACGAGTCTGTGGAGCAGCTGAAAGCTGCACAGCAACA GTACCATCTTGTCCTGCAAGAAACCAATGAGGAGCGGCGGACTGTGGTTAACAACCTTGCCAGTGTGTTAACCACGGCTGCCAACCACCTGTCCATTGTAGAG AAATTCTTAGAGGATCAACACAAGCGTGTAGACAGGGTGTACACGGACGCCTTCCGGGAGGACGAGGTGGACATTCAGAAGATGAAGGACATTATGGAGGGCTTCATCGCTAAAGTAAACAGCATGTAG